A stretch of the Octopus sinensis unplaced genomic scaffold, ASM634580v1 Contig11491, whole genome shotgun sequence genome encodes the following:
- the LOC115228960 gene encoding tigger transposable element-derived protein 1-like: MREKRRKIALLIDNATCHAVSLKLSNVDVIFFPKNTSSLIQPCDQGIIKAFKNHYNNWIMKTIIYDKNPAGKIDEAIKGITILDAISCSKLAWDEITDTSIQHCFEKALEYDCREKQDIEESLINSDIVENAILKSF, encoded by the coding sequence atgagagagaaaagaaggaaaatagcaTTGTTAATTGATAATGCAACTTGTCATGCTGTTTCTCTCAAACTTTCAAACGTCGACgtaatattttttccaaaaaatacAAGTTCCTTAATTCAGCCATGTGACCAAGGGATAATAAAGGCATTTAAGAATCATTACAATAACTGGATTATGAAAACAATTATCTATGATAAAAATCCTGCAGGGAAAATAGATGAAGCAATAAAGGGAATCACAATATTGGATGCTATTTCATGTTCGAAATTGGCATGGGACGAGATTACAGACACTTCAATACAACATTGCTTTGAAAAAGCTTTGGAATATGACTGTCGGGAAAAACAGGACATCGAAGAAAGTCTGATTAATTCCGATATTGTGGAAAATGCGATTTTGAAGAGTTTCTGA
- the LOC115228961 gene encoding DNA-directed RNA polymerase III subunit RPC2-like gives MNPHGFPSRMTVGKMLEIITGKAAAVGGQFVDSTGYKRELTQKILEEHGFNYIGEDIMYTGMEGYSCWGMVYYQKLKHMVGDKIHARSTGPVVNLTRQPTEGRNRQGGLRIGEMERDCLIAYGASQLIHERLVTSSDNFVVDICGKCGVMGMPNWYSFFVTARCQNCRDGSEMARVQMPYAFKLLCQEMTAMNIVPKFILKDVV, from the exons ATGAACCCTCACGGATTCCCCTCGAGGATGACGGTGGGGAAGATGTTGGAAATCATCACCGGGAAGGCCGCGGCGGTGGGAGGTCAATTTGTGGACTCGACGGGTT ACAAACGCGAGTTGACTCAGAAGATATTGGAAGAGCACGGATTCAACTACATCGGGGAGGACATAATGTACACGGGGATGGAAGGGTATTCGTGTTGGGGGA TGGTGTACTATCAGAAGTTGAAGCACATGGTGGGGGACAAGATCCACGCCCGGTCGACTGGGCCGGTGGTGAATCTGACGAGACAGCCGACGGAGGGGAGGAATAGGCAGGGAGGACTGCGGATAGGGGAGATGGAGAGGGACTGTCTCATTGCATATGGGGCCAGTCAGCTTATCCATGAGCGGTTGGTTACGTCCAGTGATAACTTTGTTGTGGATATTTGTGGCAAGTGTGGGGTGATGGGCATGCCCAATTGGTATTCCTTCTTTGTCACTGCGAGGTGTCAGAATTGTCGGGATGGGTCAGAAATGGCTCGAGTACAGATGCCTTATGCCTTCAAATTGCTATGTCAGGAGATGACGGCTATGAATATTGTCCCTAAATTCATTCTAAAGGACGTGGtctga